A window from Pseudooceanicola algae encodes these proteins:
- a CDS encoding protein-L-isoaspartate O-methyltransferase family protein yields MTDYAARRTMMVDAQVRPSDVTKFPIIEAMLAVPREVFVPRDRKEAAYLGENVSLGGNRVLLEPRTLAKMLDALDIQPDELVLDLGAAQGYSAAVISRFAEAVIAVEEQEDLVADSQQILSDLGADNVVLHDAKLAEGAPEHGPYDVILVEGGVAFLPDAITDQLKEGGRIAVLFLEGHLGEVRLGYKVDGKVSWRFSFNAGAPVLPGFERHSAFTL; encoded by the coding sequence ATGACCGACTACGCTGCCCGGCGGACCATGATGGTCGATGCCCAAGTCCGGCCCTCGGATGTTACCAAGTTCCCGATCATCGAAGCGATGCTTGCCGTCCCCCGAGAGGTCTTCGTGCCTCGGGACCGCAAGGAAGCCGCTTATCTCGGTGAAAACGTGAGCCTTGGTGGCAACCGCGTACTGCTGGAACCCCGGACCCTGGCCAAGATGCTGGATGCGCTGGATATTCAACCGGACGAGCTGGTGCTCGATCTCGGGGCGGCGCAGGGCTACTCCGCCGCCGTGATCTCGCGCTTCGCAGAGGCCGTGATCGCCGTCGAGGAACAAGAGGACCTCGTGGCGGACAGCCAGCAGATCCTCAGCGATCTGGGGGCCGACAATGTCGTCCTGCATGACGCGAAACTGGCCGAAGGCGCGCCGGAACATGGACCCTATGACGTGATCCTCGTCGAAGGCGGGGTCGCCTTCCTGCCCGACGCCATCACCGACCAGCTCAAGGAAGGCGGCCGGATCGCGGTCCTGTTCCTGGAAGGGCACCTGGGCGAGGTTCGCCTTGGCTACAAGGTCGACGGCAAGGTCAGCTGGCGCTTTTCATTCAACGCCGGGGCCCCGGTTCTGCCGGGCTTCGAACGACATTCTGCCTTCACGCTCTGA
- the efp gene encoding elongation factor P: protein MPKINGNEIRPGNVLEHNGGLWAAVKVDHVKPGKGGAFAQVEMKNLRNGSKLNERFRSADKVERVRLEQRDMQFLYESDGMLAFMDTENFDQVELPSDLLGDRRPFLQDGMTIVVEFHESEALNATVPQKVVCKIVETEPVVKGQTAANSFKPAILDNGVKVMVPPFVGQDEDIVVNTESMEYSERA from the coding sequence ATGCCCAAGATCAACGGAAACGAAATCCGCCCCGGTAATGTGCTGGAGCATAACGGCGGCCTCTGGGCAGCCGTGAAGGTCGACCACGTCAAGCCCGGCAAGGGCGGTGCCTTTGCCCAGGTCGAGATGAAGAACCTGCGCAACGGGTCCAAGCTGAATGAACGCTTCCGTTCTGCGGACAAGGTCGAGCGCGTGCGCCTGGAACAGCGCGACATGCAGTTCCTGTATGAAAGCGACGGCATGCTGGCCTTCATGGATACCGAGAACTTTGATCAGGTCGAACTGCCCTCTGACCTGCTGGGCGACCGCCGGCCCTTCCTGCAGGACGGCATGACCATCGTGGTGGAATTCCATGAATCAGAAGCGCTTAACGCCACCGTCCCACAGAAGGTCGTCTGCAAGATCGTCGAGACCGAGCCTGTCGTGAAGGGCCAGACCGCCGCCAACAGCTTCAAGCCCGCGATCCTGGACAATGGCGTGAAGGTCATGGTGCCACCCTTCGTCGGTCAGGACGAAGACATCGTGGTCAACACCGAATCCATGGAATATTCCGAGCGCGCCTGA
- the ygfZ gene encoding CAF17-like 4Fe-4S cluster assembly/insertion protein YgfZ — MIPRKILRLGGADVQHFLQNLVTNSLDRLGDGPVYAALLTPQGKFICDFILIEDGADILLEVAEPQAAALAQRLTMYRLRADVTIDVTDLQVLRGTGPAPEGAFTDPRHAALGWHLIGAEGGTDGTDFDAIRVAHCIPETGIELTPDTFILEAGFEHLNGVDFRKGCYVGQEVTARMKHKTELRKGLRRVTLEGPATPGTEITAEGKSVGTLHSVAGDQAIAYLRLDRATGAMQAGEARVFLPEDS, encoded by the coding sequence ATGATCCCCCGCAAGATCCTGCGCCTTGGCGGCGCCGATGTGCAGCATTTCCTGCAGAACCTGGTCACCAACAGCCTTGATCGGCTGGGGGACGGCCCGGTCTATGCCGCGTTGCTGACCCCGCAGGGCAAATTCATCTGCGATTTCATCCTGATCGAGGATGGCGCGGACATCCTGCTGGAGGTCGCCGAACCCCAGGCCGCCGCCCTGGCGCAGCGCCTGACCATGTACCGCCTGCGCGCGGATGTGACGATCGATGTCACGGACCTTCAGGTCCTGCGCGGCACCGGCCCGGCGCCCGAGGGGGCCTTCACCGACCCCCGCCATGCGGCGCTCGGCTGGCATCTGATCGGCGCCGAGGGCGGTACCGATGGTACCGATTTCGACGCTATCCGCGTCGCCCATTGCATCCCCGAAACTGGCATCGAACTGACCCCCGACACCTTTATCCTTGAGGCCGGGTTCGAGCACCTGAATGGCGTGGATTTCCGCAAGGGCTGCTATGTCGGGCAGGAAGTCACCGCCCGGATGAAACACAAGACCGAGCTGCGCAAGGGCCTGCGCCGCGTCACGCTGGAAGGCCCCGCCACGCCGGGCACCGAGATCACGGCCGAGGGCAAGTCCGTCGGCACCCTGCACAGCGTTGCGGGCGATCAGGCCATCGCCTACCTGCGCCTTGACCGCGCGACCGGGGCGATGCAGGCCGGGGAAGCTCGCGTTTTTCTGCCAGAGGATAGCTGA
- a CDS encoding type I restriction endonuclease subunit R translates to MTEENRRIHALLVNGVDVEFKADDGTIRGDKVWLIDFEDFQSNDWLVTNQFTVIEGKHKRRPDLIVFLNGLPVAVIELKNAASETATIEDAFAQLQTYKQQIPSLFRTNAVLVSSDGLLARIGSLTANEERFMPWRSVTGAAEDFTPEGPQEMETLLKGVFDKGRFLELLRDFTVFGDTGDGPFKIIAGYHQFFGARKALTNAIEASKPEGDRRIGVIWHTQGSGKSLLMAFFAGLLVRSPELQNPTLIVLTDRNDLDDQLFQTFATTKDLIRQTPEHAESRDDLRELLERQSGGVIFTTMQKFAPEKGEERFPTLTDRRNVIVIADEAHRSQYGLNAKVSAKTGERRYGYAHYVRQALPNASFVGFTGTPIETADVNTPAVFGGYVDIYDITRAVEYKATVPIYYESRLARIELGEDEKPKIDEEIAAILEDDTLSEQEKAKAKWSTVEALVGADKRLKQVAADLVEHLEARTSALGGRAMAVCMSRRICVSLYNEIVKLRPEWHSDTDEVGAVKVVMTGSASDPLEWQEHIGNKKRRDDLAKRARTPDDPLKLVIVRDMWLTGFDAPSMHTMYVDKPMRGHGLMQAIARVNRVFRDKPGGLVVDYIGIAQNLKDALSQYSDADRERTGIDEEQAVALLAEKLDVVRSMFSGHDYSLGLSGTAQARLKALGDAVDWIVGQQTNKAQAASTEAEKKKQLSRFQDASLEMSRAFALASSSDLAKSVKDEVGFLQAVRAAMAKTSAKGKLSSRAKNFAIEQLLNKAVADAEIVDILKASGIKTPDISILSDDFLLEVQSMERKNLALEALKKLLNGEIMSRTKRNVVESRAFSQRLEEAVARYHANAISTVEMIQALIDIAKDVKASAMRGEAEGMSDDELAFYDALAQNVTAVEAMGNEKLRLIAHELLDQVRRNATVDWHTKESARAKMRILVRRILRKYGYPPDLSKKAVQIVLEQAEALLHEIT, encoded by the coding sequence ATGACCGAAGAGAACCGACGCATACACGCGCTTCTGGTCAATGGTGTGGATGTCGAGTTCAAGGCGGATGACGGGACGATCCGGGGTGACAAAGTTTGGCTGATCGACTTTGAGGATTTTCAGTCTAACGATTGGCTGGTGACCAACCAGTTCACTGTGATCGAGGGGAAGCACAAGCGCCGCCCTGACTTGATAGTATTCTTGAACGGCTTACCGGTGGCGGTGATCGAGCTGAAGAACGCTGCAAGCGAAACCGCTACGATCGAAGATGCCTTCGCCCAGCTTCAAACTTACAAGCAGCAGATCCCATCCCTGTTTCGTACAAACGCTGTGTTGGTCAGTTCAGACGGTTTGCTAGCCCGGATCGGATCACTGACAGCCAATGAAGAGCGGTTCATGCCATGGCGCTCCGTAACTGGCGCTGCGGAGGACTTTACCCCTGAAGGCCCGCAGGAAATGGAGACGCTGCTGAAGGGCGTATTCGACAAAGGTCGCTTCCTGGAGCTGCTGCGCGATTTCACGGTTTTTGGTGACACAGGCGATGGTCCGTTCAAGATCATCGCTGGCTACCACCAGTTTTTCGGCGCGCGAAAAGCCCTAACTAACGCGATCGAGGCCTCAAAGCCTGAAGGCGATCGCCGCATTGGTGTGATCTGGCATACTCAGGGCTCAGGGAAGTCACTACTAATGGCCTTTTTCGCAGGCTTGTTGGTTCGAAGTCCTGAGCTTCAGAATCCGACCCTGATTGTCTTGACTGATCGAAATGATCTCGACGACCAGCTGTTCCAGACGTTCGCGACTACTAAGGATCTGATCCGGCAAACCCCAGAACATGCAGAGAGCCGAGACGACTTGCGCGAGCTTCTAGAGCGTCAATCCGGTGGTGTGATATTCACAACCATGCAGAAATTCGCTCCCGAGAAGGGGGAAGAGCGTTTTCCTACATTGACGGACCGCCGCAACGTCATCGTGATCGCCGATGAAGCACACAGAAGCCAATATGGGCTGAATGCCAAAGTGAGCGCCAAGACCGGTGAACGGAGATACGGGTATGCTCACTACGTCCGGCAGGCACTTCCTAATGCCTCATTCGTTGGCTTTACCGGCACTCCGATTGAGACGGCTGATGTGAACACACCTGCAGTTTTCGGGGGCTATGTTGACATTTACGACATCACTAGAGCGGTCGAATACAAAGCTACGGTTCCCATCTATTATGAAAGTCGCTTGGCCCGCATCGAGTTGGGTGAAGACGAAAAGCCCAAGATCGATGAAGAAATTGCCGCCATCCTAGAAGACGATACTCTATCCGAGCAGGAAAAGGCTAAAGCCAAGTGGAGCACGGTTGAAGCCCTCGTCGGCGCAGATAAGCGCCTGAAGCAGGTCGCTGCGGACCTGGTAGAACATCTGGAGGCACGAACCTCCGCTTTGGGTGGCAGAGCCATGGCGGTTTGCATGAGCCGCCGCATCTGCGTCTCTCTATACAATGAAATTGTCAAACTGCGTCCGGAATGGCATTCAGACACTGACGAAGTTGGAGCCGTAAAGGTCGTCATGACTGGCTCAGCCTCTGATCCCCTAGAATGGCAGGAGCACATCGGCAATAAGAAGCGCCGGGACGACTTGGCCAAACGCGCGCGCACTCCAGATGATCCGTTGAAGCTTGTGATCGTAAGGGACATGTGGCTGACAGGGTTCGACGCGCCAAGTATGCACACAATGTATGTCGACAAGCCTATGCGCGGGCACGGTCTGATGCAGGCCATTGCGCGCGTAAACCGAGTTTTCAGAGACAAGCCGGGCGGGCTTGTGGTCGATTACATCGGCATCGCCCAGAATCTTAAAGATGCGCTTTCGCAGTACTCTGATGCGGATCGAGAGCGAACCGGAATTGACGAAGAGCAGGCGGTCGCCTTGCTCGCCGAGAAGCTCGATGTAGTGCGTAGCATGTTCAGCGGCCACGACTACAGTCTAGGGCTCAGCGGCACCGCACAAGCCCGATTGAAGGCCTTGGGCGATGCCGTTGATTGGATCGTTGGGCAGCAGACCAACAAGGCTCAAGCCGCGTCAACAGAAGCTGAAAAGAAGAAGCAGCTATCACGTTTTCAGGATGCCAGTCTTGAGATGTCACGTGCTTTTGCGCTGGCATCGTCCAGCGACCTGGCAAAGTCTGTGAAGGACGAAGTTGGTTTTTTGCAAGCTGTTCGCGCAGCGATGGCGAAGACATCAGCGAAAGGCAAACTGTCCTCGCGGGCAAAAAACTTTGCCATCGAGCAACTTTTAAATAAGGCTGTCGCTGACGCCGAGATCGTCGATATTTTAAAGGCGTCCGGCATCAAGACACCAGATATTTCCATTTTGTCAGACGACTTCTTGTTAGAAGTTCAATCTATGGAGCGAAAAAATCTCGCTCTGGAAGCGCTTAAGAAGCTGCTCAATGGAGAAATTATGAGCCGAACTAAGCGCAACGTTGTTGAAAGCCGGGCATTCAGTCAGCGACTTGAGGAAGCCGTCGCTCGTTACCATGCCAATGCAATCTCTACGGTTGAGATGATTCAAGCTCTTATTGATATCGCTAAAGACGTCAAGGCTTCGGCCATGCGTGGTGAAGCTGAGGGGATGTCAGATGACGAGCTGGCCTTCTATGATGCCTTGGCACAGAATGTTACTGCCGTGGAAGCGATGGGAAATGAGAAACTGCGCCTCATCGCTCATGAATTGCTGGATCAAGTGCGCCGCAACGCTACGGTCGACTGGCATACGAAGGAAAGTGCACGGGCCAAGATGCGGATTCTTGTGCGACGCATCCTTCGAAAATACGGCTATCCTCCTGACCTATCGAAAAAGGCTGTTCAAATTGTCCTCGAACAGGCCGAAGCACTGCTGCACGAGATCACATGA
- a CDS encoding tyrosine-type recombinase/integrase, protein MVKRSLPKGVHRVRRKVKGGVKYHFYAWRGGPKFWEDVIPYPVVPEFFQAFSACTASQKSSFTLIDELVTDFLSSDAMPPRTRSREDVELWVKRFQNEFGGDPMAMFEEPASRSELNTWRKRWIHSPKQYDMAGTHAVKLLNWAVGEGRLKEHYCHKLKKIYVANRSEIVWTPADIEAFSKVAPEWVQRILMLGCETGLRVADLVKVRRNHFEKTTHGKRLRFKTGKRGRVAYIPVTHGLQTLLETTPDGQETLLVGQLGDPLTPRWASHQITKWRREAKVSPWEDGREKTLADTRGTAATRLLNADLSLRQIATLMGWSVRYASEVIEIYARVSPDESDNVLALMKAAEKRQDAPKL, encoded by the coding sequence TTGGTAAAGCGTAGTCTGCCTAAAGGGGTTCATAGGGTTCGCCGAAAAGTTAAGGGCGGGGTCAAATACCACTTTTACGCGTGGCGCGGCGGCCCGAAGTTCTGGGAAGATGTCATCCCATACCCAGTGGTGCCTGAGTTTTTCCAAGCATTCTCCGCTTGCACCGCTTCGCAAAAATCTAGCTTCACTCTAATCGATGAACTTGTAACAGATTTTCTGAGTAGTGATGCCATGCCCCCTAGGACACGTTCGCGGGAGGATGTCGAGCTCTGGGTCAAGAGATTTCAAAACGAGTTCGGTGGAGATCCCATGGCCATGTTCGAAGAGCCTGCCTCTCGATCTGAACTTAATACTTGGCGCAAGCGCTGGATTCATTCACCGAAACAGTACGACATGGCGGGCACACACGCAGTTAAATTACTGAATTGGGCTGTCGGCGAGGGGCGACTTAAGGAGCATTACTGCCATAAACTGAAGAAGATCTATGTGGCCAATCGTAGCGAGATTGTGTGGACGCCAGCAGATATTGAGGCGTTTAGCAAGGTCGCGCCTGAATGGGTCCAGCGCATCCTGATGCTGGGTTGTGAGACTGGGCTGCGCGTGGCGGATTTGGTGAAGGTTCGGAGGAACCACTTTGAGAAAACGACGCATGGGAAGCGTCTACGCTTCAAGACGGGCAAGCGTGGGCGCGTTGCATATATTCCTGTAACTCATGGTCTTCAGACGCTCTTGGAAACGACGCCTGATGGTCAGGAAACACTTCTGGTAGGGCAGCTTGGTGATCCCCTAACGCCCCGATGGGCATCTCACCAGATAACGAAGTGGCGGCGTGAAGCCAAGGTGTCCCCTTGGGAAGATGGGCGAGAAAAAACGCTTGCGGACACTCGGGGCACAGCAGCGACGCGTTTGCTCAATGCAGACCTCTCGCTGCGTCAGATTGCAACACTCATGGGCTGGTCAGTGCGCTATGCTTCTGAGGTCATTGAAATATATGCGCGTGTCAGTCCTGATGAGAGCGACAACGTTCTTGCCCTCATGAAGGCAGCTGAAAAACGTCAGGATGCACCGAAATTGTAA
- a CDS encoding TolC family outer membrane protein, with product MAKRFGAEVVRRGRMDVGTHVRRLLTGSAAGLALLVMPLAAGAESLGDALADAYRNSGLLVQNRAVLKAADESAAQSLATLRPVLSWSSGVTNSFARTYASGVDYGTASTSANAGLTATLLLFDFGASQIAINVAKETVLLTRQQLVQIEQQVLLRAVSAYMEVRRSTETLSLRQANVRLLSQELQAAQDRFDVGEVTRTDVSQAEAALAEARSGLAVAQGSLEQDKLEYEAAVGHLPGTLPEPSRLGTVPSSVESATQTALQIHPSMDVARRQVTIAEMQVDIATANMNPTLNATTSYGLTKPFEGDTHTLGGSVGLTLSGPIYSGGALASVERQALVNREATLANLHVVSDTVKQNVGTAYTAVKVAQAATVSGREQVRAAEVAFEGVREEATLGARTTLDVLTQEQTLLDARTSYLSAQVDEVLARYSLISAMGQLTAQSLSLNVEIYDPTAYYNMVKSAPARLSKQGQQLDSLLRRIGQE from the coding sequence ATGGCGAAACGGTTTGGGGCCGAAGTGGTCCGGCGCGGGCGCATGGATGTCGGCACGCATGTTCGCAGGCTGCTGACCGGTTCTGCGGCGGGTCTTGCGTTGCTGGTGATGCCGCTTGCGGCGGGGGCCGAAAGCCTGGGCGACGCGCTGGCCGACGCATATCGCAACAGCGGCCTGCTGGTACAGAACCGGGCGGTCCTGAAGGCTGCCGATGAAAGCGCAGCCCAATCGCTTGCCACCCTGCGCCCGGTGCTCAGCTGGTCGTCCGGGGTGACCAACAGTTTCGCCCGCACCTATGCTTCCGGCGTGGATTACGGCACCGCCTCGACCTCGGCCAATGCCGGTTTGACAGCCACGCTGCTGCTGTTCGATTTCGGCGCCAGCCAGATCGCCATCAACGTGGCCAAGGAAACCGTCTTGCTGACCCGTCAGCAGCTTGTGCAAATCGAACAACAGGTCCTGCTGCGCGCCGTCAGCGCCTACATGGAAGTGCGCCGGTCGACCGAAACCCTGTCGCTGCGTCAGGCCAACGTGCGCCTACTTTCGCAGGAACTTCAGGCGGCACAGGACCGGTTCGATGTTGGTGAAGTGACCCGCACGGACGTGTCCCAGGCCGAAGCGGCCCTTGCCGAAGCGCGCAGCGGTCTTGCGGTGGCGCAGGGCAGCCTGGAACAGGACAAGCTGGAATACGAGGCCGCGGTGGGGCATCTGCCGGGCACGCTGCCCGAACCCTCGCGTCTTGGCACTGTGCCGTCTTCGGTCGAAAGCGCGACCCAGACGGCCCTGCAGATCCATCCTTCCATGGACGTGGCACGCCGGCAGGTGACGATCGCCGAAATGCAGGTCGATATTGCCACCGCGAACATGAACCCGACGCTGAACGCCACCACCAGCTATGGCCTTACCAAACCGTTCGAAGGCGATACCCACACGCTTGGCGGCTCTGTCGGGCTGACACTGTCGGGACCGATCTACAGCGGCGGGGCGCTGGCCTCGGTCGAACGTCAGGCATTGGTGAACCGCGAAGCGACGCTGGCCAACCTGCATGTCGTTTCCGACACCGTGAAGCAAAACGTCGGCACCGCCTATACTGCCGTCAAGGTCGCTCAGGCGGCAACGGTGTCGGGCCGCGAACAGGTGCGCGCCGCTGAAGTCGCCTTTGAAGGTGTCCGTGAGGAAGCGACCCTTGGGGCGCGGACCACGCTCGACGTCCTGACCCAGGAACAGACCCTGCTGGATGCCCGGACGTCCTACCTTTCGGCCCAGGTGGACGAAGTGCTTGCCCGCTATTCGCTGATCAGCGCCATGGGGCAGCTGACCGCACAATCGCTTAGCCTGAACGTCGAGATCTACGACCCGACCGCCTATTACAACATGGTGAAATCGGCCCCCGCGCGCCTGTCCAAGCAGGGCCAGCAGCTTGATTCCCTGCTGCGGCGGATCGGGCAGGAGTAA
- a CDS encoding DUF6280 family protein: MKDFVDGTAFNNEQGNRARKLFAAVVLAALDDAIADDKKYGNGPEQIARWARSRDGREVLSCAGIDPNERVVGGLMDFVSKGIRTSVALSREESERRHAAEQAEAA, from the coding sequence ATGAAAGATTTCGTTGATGGCACCGCCTTCAATAACGAACAGGGCAACCGCGCACGGAAACTCTTCGCCGCCGTTGTCCTTGCAGCCCTGGATGACGCGATCGCGGATGACAAGAAGTACGGCAACGGCCCCGAGCAGATCGCTCGGTGGGCACGCTCGCGCGATGGCCGCGAAGTGCTGTCCTGCGCCGGGATCGACCCGAACGAACGCGTTGTCGGAGGCCTGATGGACTTCGTCTCCAAGGGGATCCGGACCTCGGTCGCCCTGAGCCGTGAAGAAAGCGAACGCCGCCACGCGGCAGAGCAAGCTGAAGCCGCATAA
- a CDS encoding cobyric acid synthase, which yields MTRAIMIQGTGSNVGKSMLVAGLARAFANRGLSVAPFKPQNMSNNAAVTPDGGEIGRAQALQALACRRPPEVDMNPVLLKPESETGAQVILRGQLHSTAAAGAYGRLKASLLPAVLDSFHRLGAGADLVLIEGAGSPAEVNLRAGDIANMGFAEAADVPVILVGDIDRGGVIAQIVGTREVISAPDRARIKGFAVNKFRGDVALFDAGVTAISDHTGWPSLGVLPWFADAWRLPAEDVMDLDRARPGSTGALKIAVPRLGRIANFDDLDPLAAEPGVTLEIIAPGRPLPGDAALVLIPGSKATIADLDAFRANGWDIDLAAHIRRGGHVLGLCGGYQMLGQSVSDPEGLEGRPGRYPGLGHLNIDTVMRPGKRVALSAARHPASGAALSGYEIHLGETSGPDCDRAWLDLSGRREGAASEDGRIQGCYLHGLFASDGFRATFLDRLGAPSQPGYGASVDRVLDDLAAHIEAHMDLDRLLAMADPVRA from the coding sequence GTGACCAGGGCGATCATGATACAGGGCACCGGCTCCAACGTCGGGAAGTCGATGCTGGTCGCGGGGTTGGCACGTGCCTTTGCCAATCGCGGCCTGTCGGTCGCGCCCTTCAAGCCGCAGAACATGTCCAACAATGCTGCCGTCACCCCTGACGGCGGCGAGATCGGGCGCGCTCAGGCGCTTCAGGCGCTGGCCTGTCGCCGCCCGCCCGAGGTCGATATGAACCCGGTGTTGCTGAAGCCCGAATCCGAAACCGGCGCCCAGGTGATCCTGCGCGGGCAGCTACATTCCACCGCCGCCGCCGGCGCCTACGGCCGCCTCAAGGCCAGCTTGCTGCCGGCCGTTCTGGACAGTTTCCACCGCCTTGGAGCGGGCGCCGACCTGGTGCTGATCGAAGGTGCCGGCAGCCCAGCCGAGGTCAATCTGCGCGCCGGGGACATCGCCAACATGGGCTTTGCCGAGGCCGCTGATGTGCCTGTCATCCTGGTCGGGGACATCGATCGGGGCGGCGTGATCGCGCAGATCGTCGGCACGCGGGAAGTCATCTCGGCCCCCGACCGCGCCCGGATCAAGGGCTTTGCGGTCAACAAGTTCCGGGGCGACGTGGCGCTGTTCGATGCCGGCGTGACGGCGATTTCCGATCACACCGGCTGGCCATCGCTGGGGGTGCTGCCCTGGTTCGCGGATGCCTGGCGCCTGCCCGCCGAAGACGTCATGGACCTGGACCGCGCCCGGCCCGGCAGCACCGGCGCGCTGAAGATCGCCGTGCCCCGCCTTGGCCGGATCGCCAATTTCGATGACCTCGACCCGCTGGCGGCCGAACCGGGCGTCACGCTTGAGATCATCGCCCCCGGACGCCCCCTGCCCGGCGATGCAGCACTGGTGTTGATCCCCGGCTCCAAGGCGACGATCGCGGATCTGGATGCCTTCCGCGCCAACGGCTGGGACATTGACCTTGCCGCGCATATCCGGCGCGGCGGGCATGTGCTTGGCCTGTGCGGCGGCTACCAGATGCTGGGGCAAAGCGTCAGCGACCCCGAAGGGCTGGAGGGCCGACCCGGCCGCTATCCCGGTCTTGGGCACCTGAATATCGACACTGTGATGCGACCGGGCAAACGTGTCGCGCTAAGCGCGGCGCGCCACCCTGCCAGCGGCGCGGCGCTGTCGGGATATGAAATCCATCTTGGTGAAACCAGCGGACCGGATTGCGATCGTGCCTGGCTGGACCTGTCGGGACGCCGGGAAGGGGCGGCCTCCGAAGATGGGCGGATTCAGGGCTGTTACCTGCACGGGTTGTTTGCCTCGGATGGGTTCCGCGCCACTTTCCTGGATCGGTTGGGCGCGCCGTCACAGCCAGGATATGGCGCATCGGTCGACCGGGTGCTGGACGACCTTGCTGCCCATATCGAGGCCCACATGGACCTAGACCGCCTGCTGGCCATGGCAGACCCCGTCAGGGCCTAG
- a CDS encoding GSCFA domain-containing protein, translated as MNQIAGQEAFSEALRNKARKYPDRSDARYEGGMIFPEVTPGFHLSTGDSVFTIGSCFARNVEKALLARGLTVPTAHFTAPQEEAPGQPNRILNQYNPGTMLQCVTALDRPVDGAGLYPAGKGEVLDCLLATGSRPVAEARAMERRGQIRDLYAEGLAQSDVVVVTLGLVETWYDNETGTYLNEAPSRKLMNAHPGRFLFQQLDIGQSQMLIFEMLERLMEKGRRKVLLTVSPVPIQVTFAGGDAVSRNAYSKSVLRVVAELAIQSFKDVDYFPSYEIITTLGLNAYGEDNVHVRPAIVDRVIGYMTSRYLCEAEQ; from the coding sequence ATGAACCAGATTGCCGGACAGGAGGCCTTTTCCGAGGCGCTCAGAAACAAGGCGCGCAAATACCCCGACCGCAGCGATGCTCGTTACGAGGGCGGGATGATCTTTCCCGAGGTCACGCCGGGCTTTCACCTGTCGACGGGCGACAGTGTCTTTACCATCGGTTCCTGCTTCGCGCGCAATGTGGAAAAAGCCCTGCTGGCGCGGGGCTTGACCGTGCCGACCGCCCATTTCACCGCCCCGCAGGAAGAGGCACCGGGCCAGCCCAACCGGATCCTGAACCAGTACAACCCCGGCACGATGCTGCAATGCGTCACCGCATTGGATCGCCCCGTCGATGGGGCTGGTCTGTATCCCGCCGGCAAGGGAGAGGTTCTCGATTGCTTGCTTGCTACCGGGTCCCGCCCGGTCGCCGAAGCCCGCGCGATGGAACGGCGTGGACAGATCCGCGACCTTTATGCCGAGGGCCTTGCGCAGTCAGATGTAGTTGTGGTGACCCTCGGGCTGGTGGAAACCTGGTACGACAATGAAACAGGCACCTATCTGAACGAGGCCCCGAGCCGGAAGTTGATGAACGCGCACCCTGGCCGCTTCCTGTTCCAGCAACTGGATATCGGGCAAAGTCAGATGCTGATTTTCGAAATGCTCGAACGATTGATGGAAAAGGGCCGCCGCAAGGTCCTGCTGACAGTTTCGCCGGTCCCGATCCAGGTCACCTTCGCCGGCGGAGACGCCGTTTCCAGGAATGCCTATTCTAAATCCGTGCTGCGTGTCGTGGCCGAACTCGCGATCCAGAGCTTTAAGGATGTCGACTATTTCCCCAGTTACGAGATCATCACGACCCTCGGCCTGAACGCCTATGGCGAAGACAACGTCCACGTCCGCCCCGCCATCGTCGACCGGGTCATCGGTTACATGACCTCCCGCTATCTCTGCGAGGCCGAACAGTAA